The genomic interval gggctctgtgcagggcagtcaagttcttccacaccgatctcgataaaccatttatgtatggacctcgctttgctttggggcattgtcatgctgaaataggaaagagccttccccaaactgttgccacaaagttggaagcacaaaatcatctagaatgtcattgtatgctgtagcgttcagatttctcttcactggaactaaggcgCCTAGCCCGcaccatgaaaaacagccgcaGACCATtaatcctcctccaccaaactttacagttggcactatgtattggggcaggtagcgttctcctggcatcccccaaacccagattcgtctgttagactgccagatggtgaagcgtgattcaccaCTGCTCTAGCGTGCAATGGCAGAGAGCTTTACATCATTCCAGCTGACGCTTGGTattacgcatggtgatcttagacttgtgtgcggctgctcggccatggaaacccatttcatgaagctcccgacaaacagttcttgtgctgatgttggtTCCAgcagcagtttggaactcggtagtgagtgttgcaaccgaggacagacaatgttTACGCGTTActtgcttcagcactcagcggtccagTTCTGTTagcttatgtggcctaccacttcgtggctgagccgttattgctcctagacatttccacttcagaataacagcatttacaggtGACCTGGGCAGCTCTACCAGGGCAGGAATTTGATTAACTGACTTGTTGGGACTTGTTGggagtcactgagctcttcagtaaggccattctactgccaatgcttgtctatggatattgcatggcggtgtgctcgattttatacacctgtcagcaaccggtgtggctgaaatagctgaatccactcatttgaatgggtgtccacactTTTGTATACATAGGAAATACAATTCCATcaatgtccttctgtagcacagttggtagagcatggcgcttgtaacgccagggtagtgggttcgattcccgggaccacccatacgtagaatgtatgcacacatgactgtaagtcgctttggataaaagcgtctgctaaatggcatatattattattaatgccAATAATATTGTTGATTCGTGAGAGAGGAGCGGCAGAGATTCCACCAAGATAAACAATAAGGCTTTCAAATACAGTAGCGATGGCTCCTCACTGTGATATGACAGGCTATTACATAACGTCAGACCTGAATGCCCTCATTAGTATTCCATACCCTAATCTGCCTCCTGATTTTCTGGCATTACATTGTACAAATGTTGCACATGGGAGACCTGATAGCCCACTAAACAATAAACATAGACTACTATTCGTCGTTGGTCGACTGCTTTATGGAATAGTATTCAGAAGCATCATTGCGAACTTGTTTATTCGTCCAGGCTACCTCCATGGTCTTGTTTATCTCACTGTTAGTGCTAGGAGGGAGCATAAATGGCAATCTAACAACCTTGACCACCAAAAAGGACGTGTGATGGTAGCATCTGCGGCCGATAGCCTGCAGTACTTTCTTCTAAATTAATTTTACCCATAAGAAAAAGCTTAGCCATAATGCTTCAATTTGACAAGGAAAACAGGAGCATATAGCCTGTAAACGGCTAATTTATTATCATTGTGTGATCAAAGAGGAAACATCTGCATGGTGGGAAACAATCTGTTGTAGAATATTatgtaataaaaatatataattcacGTAGCCTAAAGCAATAAGACAATTGCCAAATACGACATAAAGCAAACCAAATTTTCCAGATGACAAGTGAAAACATAAAACAGCAGTATTATACCCTTTACAACATACAACATAGTAGGCTAGATCAAGGTCTTGACCATTTAATAACAAGGCATTCGTATATGCGTTTCATAATTATGAAGAATATGTCGTTAAgagataaaaacaaaacaaaaaaacaacaatggATTGCAATCTGACGTTGGTCAGGTAAATTAATGTAAACGGTGGGAACCATGCGAGGAAGATTCCTTCATTCCTGTTTCCCTTTGCCAGTAGGCTACACAGCGTTATCTAATCATCGACACTATGTAACGTCCACAACGGACAAACTTGTACGGTTGACTTACCAGGGTGTTCGCGTATTATCCAAATATTTCAGAATTTTTAACAGTTCTCTTTTTTTGCAATGACAGAAGGCGACCCTTCTTTTGCAAGAGCCTCTGCATCTGCGAGATCACGATGCACGCAGCAAGGGGGAGCTGCAAAGCACCCATGCACATTGGGGGATGGTCCAACGAAGTCATTTGCCTCATTAAATACTTCAATATTGTCCACCATCAGAGTACTGTCATGAAAATAATAGGGCGGATTGGAAACAGTTTGGTCGTTCTACAGTTACTTCGATATAGACACATTGTAGGCTATGGTGTGTTATGAATAGAGAGTGCTGCGAGGCTATGGCCCATGGGTGCAGTCAAGATTGTCGATATATTGATAATTGCAAATGTTTTGAATAGCCCTTAAATGTGACTTAAATGTCTCAACGGGCATAGCACAACCAGATGGAATTTTGATAGTTTTAAGTGTAGACATCCACTTTAGCTTTGAAATTAAATGACACTCTAAATTACTGTTTTTCTCTCAAAGAATTGACTAACGCCTCAATTACACCGATAGGGTTTTGCGCAAAATAGAATgcagcatcaaatcaaatcaaagtttatttgtcaagtgcgccgaatacaacaggtgtagatcttacagtgaaatgcttacatacaagcccttaaccaaaagtgcaatttttaagtaaaaaataggtattaggtaaaTAATGGATAAgtaaagaaatacaaaaaaacagtaACAAATAACAGTAgtggtacctgtacagagtggtGCACCAGTTCGTCGGGCTAttttaggtaatatgtacatgtaggattatttaaagtgactatgcatagatgataaacagagagtagcagcagcgtcaaagagggtttgggggggggacacaatgcatagtcagggtagccatttgattagttgttcaggagtcttatgacttgggggtaaatgctgctgagaagccttttggttctaaacttggcactccggtaccgcttgccatgcggtagtagaaaTAATAGTCTATGAcaggggtggctggagtctaccctctgtagtgccttgcggtcagaggccgagcaattgccgtaccaggcagtgatataACCAGGCTCTTGATGTTGccactgtagaaccttttgaggatcttaggacccatgccaaagctttttagtttcctgagggggcggaataggctttgtcgtgccctcttcacgactgtcttggtgtgcttggaccattctagtttgttagtgatgtggacactatggaacttgaagctctcaacctgctccactacagcaccatcgatgagaatgggggtgtgctcggtcctccttttcctgtagtccacaatcatctcctttgtcttgattacgttgataggttgttattctggcaccacctggccaggtctctgacatcctccctataggctgtctcgtcattgtcagtgatcaggcctaccactgttgtgtcatctgcaaactgaatggtgttggagtcgtgcctggctatgcagtcgtgggtgaacagggagtacaggaggggactgagcacgcacccctgaggggctccagtgttgaggatcagcgtgacagatgtgttgttacctacccttaccacctggggtaggcccgtcaggaagtccaggatccagttgcagagggtgatgtttagtcccaggatccctagcttagtgatgagctttgagggcactatggtgttgaacactgagctgtagtcaatgaatagcattctattggaattatggtcagattttctaaatggggggcgagagagagctttgtatgcgtctctgtgtttggtgtaaaggtggtctagagttttttttcccctGGTTGCACATCTAACATCCTGTAGAATGTAGGTAAGACTGATTTGAGtcttcctgcattaaagtccccggccactaggagtgctgcCTCTGGGCgggcgttttcctgtttgcttatttcgtTATACAGCGGATTGAGTGCGGGTTTAGTGCCAGCAgccgtctgtggtggtaaataaacagccacgatgaaaactctcttggcaaatagtgtggtctacagcttatcatgagatactctacttcaagcgagcaaaatctagagacttccttagattttgtgcaccagctgttgtttacaacaGGGGGAAGGCGCACACAGACCGTCACATCATGTGGTTCTGTGTGCACAAAAGTGCAACaatcaccttctgctaccatttctgtcaagccatcCATGCCTCGATCACACCGAGAGTGAatttgcattttggtacaccagaagtacattaatTTCCAATTGAAAGCTGTTTTGCCTTGCAtcattgcgttgcagaggcagttccagtgcgttctgtgtggtgtatatgtaacggatgtgaaacggctagcttagttagcggtgtgcgctaaatagcgtttcaatcggttacgtcacttgctctgagaccttgaagtagtagttccccttgctctgcaagggcggtggcttttgtggagcgatgggtaacgatgcttcgtgggtgactgttgttgatgtgtgcagaaggtccctggttcgcgcccgggtatgggcgaggggacggtttaaaattatactgttacatgttAGATTTATCAAAAGGTATGTGTCAAACTGTGTGTAGActgcttgacagaaatggtagcagaaggtgaatgttgcataaatatccagatgatgctgcataCCATTTTGCGCAATAAAGCTTGAGGCGCTGTGCATAGTTTGATGCATACAGATTCGATAAATCCAACCATAGCCAATCATTGCCTTGACAAAATCTGAAACAGGCTGGTATTTACATCATGACTGCTAATCATGACTGCTGAGGATGTGACGTCACCAAAAATATAGAAAACCATGTACCCtgaaaaatacatgtaaaaaaatatagAAAACCATAACACGCAAACGGTATACGCACACCCGCACAAAAACATATTGAATAATCAGGGACGTTTTAATTTCTCACGGCTGCGCTGGATACCACATCAATACGCATGCGTCGGTCTCTCCGGCTCCGGTCTCAAAACGAGAATCAAGGTAGAAAAGCGGCCTACTTTGATTATTCTGTATTATCTCAAACATCGTACGAAATGGCGTTGTCATAAATTAAAGTCGTGTTTGAATTGTGCTTCTTTAAATAGTCTAACGTCTATTTATGCTTGAATGTTGTTTTTTGGCCCTAAACGTCTgtttctagctaacgttagcttcacGACTGATAACTATGTGGCGGCAGCTAGCTTGCCCTGTGTTCTCCACTGATACAGTAACACGATTTAGCATTACTGTGGTGGCTTTataactagctaactatagcGTTCGAGTATATCCCGTTTTATTCCTTTAAACATTTATCGAAGGACCCAGGAAGTAACTAATGGGTTAACATTAGCTAACTAACCAGCTGAGAACGAAGCGAAAGCGAGTAACAAGCAGCTAGTTCTAGCCACTAATTAGCTAGCGAACTATGCCAAATTGCCTTGACACAGACGAGTCCTCAACCTTTCTATCATATTGTTCGTATCTTCTGTGTGGTCTATTGGATGCTAGCTGTCACAAGCTAGAAATGTTTGCTGCCAACTAGTTAGCGGTAGCTCACTAAGTCAAGTTAGTTACACGTCTTGAATTTCCGGATACACAACCAGAATCAGACATTTTATATTATTTTGATGCCGGCAGTGGGTCAGGTAAGCTGCAAGTATGCCGCATTCAGGTGCTGGTAGGAACTAGGAAACTTGGAAATGTCCGACTTGTTAACTGGTTGAACGCAGCAGGTGTATAAATGCGACCAGTTTGCAGGAACCCCTCTTTACTTCTGTTGGTCcgttttttaattaaaaaaaaatcttaggACAGGCGGGAGGCAGGGGTGCCATCAAATCATATTCATTAATAATACAACCAGTTTTAATTGcctttttgtttttcattttagTTAGTGGTGCCATATTGTTGAAACTCATTTATTAAGTGAAAGTTAGGTTTCGAATTAGACAATTTGCATTTGTGAATATGAAATTTACCTAGTATTATTAGCAGTTGAATTAAATATACTATATCTTTATCTATGTCAGAATTTCTGAAATAAATCGTATCAACACCATGAAATAGTACAACCAGTCCTATTTTTTTTTGTAACAAAATGATGTATGTCAATCCAAAACATTCTACTATAAATACAGGCAAAGAACAAATGCAAAATTGTCTCCTCCATTCCACAGAAATCACAGTTGTATACAATATTCAGCTTGATGTGCTCCAGTAGGTGACAATGCACAATAACTGTTGGTTGACAGCCGCAGATAAACCCCATAGAAGAAGGGATGAcaaagatagctagctagctgtacaCCAGTAGACAAGGTCATTTGCCCCAGCCTGTCGGGCACTGTTTTCACACAGTTCTGTTCAGAACTGCGAGGGCTGTCGGGAGTGAAGGACACTGCTAGCTTAGCCAGCTAGACCTAGGGAGGACTCTGGGACACTCGAGGAGGGTGTAACACTGTGGTAGATAACTAGCATGCTAGGTAGCACACGGTGTCGCCCAAAGATTTGAATAACTAACCGAGCCTGTTGTTTCCAATGGGAGTAAATTAATCATAGTgcgcagaacaagcaaggagttGGGCAGGACCAAAGACGAGCTTGTAAGGTCCTATTCGCATGGTCTAGGATTTATTTGCATATTTATGGTAGGGATCGCCTACTCTGAAGTGTGCGTTTGCAATAACTCAattacaggctgactacaccgctcgcgTCACGTGTGCGAGCGttgtaaaatacatttagaaatctatattattgcattattgcacccacactgctcgcacaCGCCAATGATcgtctgcgttgccaagcgcTAAAATAGAAGTAAGCTGTGTGaagcagatcgcgctgcaagtcctgcctctcccatctcctcattggtttatagaagcaggtacccacgtgccatctcctcattggttatacccacatgggtgactgaaagacgaactaGGTCAGTgccggtaatgcacctaatttatgaaagttgccaatcgcaatataaagtctagaagaaaaagcctgggaggagagatgactagaaatgattcggttgaccattttatgtgtggattaattgtcggagtagaggaccttgtgcatttaaAGTAAAATAATATCtcaattttactaggcaagtcagttaagaactaattcttattttcaatgacggctatgacgaactgcctgttcaggggcaaaacgacagatttgtaccttgtcagctcggggatttgaacttgcaacctttcggttactaatccgacactctaaccactaggctaccctgccgccccaatgtttatatcccaggacaaattagctatcaacagcaagctagctaaataagaCAACTtcgctagcaagtgcaagctagcttgctaaattgCAATAAATtcatgctttttgacctgtccccaaatttaTGTAATTGGTTCAgcgtttgttttgatattttaacctgcatgtcgtgatcgcgtgtggggggacaaaataaatgtatgcacggtTTGGGTTCTGTGTTATTCTAAACAatgcaaagggtaaagtctacaaaacgcaGTCCACTCTGTTTGTTACAGATTCAAGTTTTGGAAAATTGTAATTGTTtggagatcaaatgttttatttatgaGAACATTTTCAGAATGTTATCCAAAATCCATCTCGCTCAATCTTCTCCCAATGCCAGTccctgggcttcctctcatcaccatatttggaagtgagtggaaacgccaaccggatgcttcacatttatacatctggtgaaatatctggctcattgttctatctgtggtatTGCCCTAGCCTTCTGTCTCCTTTTCTAGCGGGAGGCGTGGATGACGGGTAGACAGGTTTTCTCCGGTATACAGCAGGGGGAGGCGAGGGCAACACCGTGTGCTAACTTGCAAGCAAGCACAGAGTGTCGCCTTGGGGGTGACAGGTAGACAGTGTCCTTTGCCCCCGCTTGTCGGGCACTGTTTTCCTCAGTTCTGTTAATGACGTTGAGGGCAGGTGGAAGAGAAGGACACTGTCTACCGATGTTTCTCCCGatcaaaactgaaagcgcgaaccactgcatttaaccacgGCAAGTTGAATGCAGTAATATGGTTGAATACACACAGTGCAGTTACGCCCTCCGTAAGTCGATGAAACAGgaaaaacgtcagtacagagacaaagtggagtcacaattcaacggctcagacacgagacgtatgtggcagggactccagaaAATCACGGATTAGAAAGGGAAAATCAGTCACGTCACAGACAATGAcatcttgctcccggacaagctaaacaccttctcctgctttgaggataacactgtactgacacggcctgctcccgaggactgtgggctctcgttctctgtggccgacgtgagtaagacattttaagcatgttaaccctcacaaagctgccggcccagacggcatccctaacCGCGTCCTCAGAAGATGTGCAGAcaagctggctggagtgtttacggacacaTTCAATtgctccctgtcccagtctgctgttctcaccagcttcaagatgtccaccattgttcctgtactcaataaagcaaaggtaactgaactaaatgactatcaccccatagcactcacttctgtcatcatgaagtgctttgagaggcaagTTAAGGATcgtatcacctccaccttacctgtcaccctagacccactttaatttgcatactgccccaatagatccacagacgatgcaatcgcactgcacacttccctatcccaactggacaagaggaatacctatgcgagaatgctgttcattgactacagctcagccttcaacaccatagtgtccttcaaactcatcactaagctcagggccctgggtctgaaccctgtcctgtgcaactgagtcctggacttcctgacgggctgcccccaggtggtgaaggtaggaaacatcacttCCACTACGCTGATCCTCCACACAACTGCGAGTTCAGCCccttcctgtactctctgttcacccatgactacgtggccacgtacgtctccaactcaatcatcaagtttgcagacgacacaaagTGTGAGTAgtgggcctgattaccaacaatgatgagcctacagggaggaggtgagggccctggcggagtggtgccaggaaaataatctGTCCCTCAACGTCAAGATAACTATGGAGCTGATGGTGGACTTcaagagacagcagagggagcacgcccccatccacatcgacgcaaccgcagtggagaaggtgaaaagcttcaagttccttggcctCCAtttcactgacaatctgaaatggtccacccacacagacagtgcggTGAAGGAggcacaacagcacctcttcaacctcaggctgAAGAAGTTTGGCTTGGCCCCATAGACCCTCACAAACTTACAGATGCACCATAAAAAGTGGTTACTCAACGCTGCACccgagaggctgctgccctatgtaaaTATaaatggaatcactggtcactttaataattgaacactggtcactttaatcatgtctACATACTGTGTTATTCATTATGTatattctgtattctactgtattctactcaatgccactctgacattgctcttcctaatatttcttaattccattattttatttgtatatttgtgtgtattggtgtgaattgttagatactactgcacttttAGAGCTAGGAATACAAACATTTCTCTagacccgcaataacatctgctaaataggtgtatgtgaccaataaagtgTGATTTGATAGCTAGCAAGGAGGACtccttttttttggggggggttcatgcaggaaccaatgggggAAATGACAGAGTTCCGACTAGCACGTGAACGCAGCATTCGTATGACCATTATCTTATTACACTTCATGGAGGTCTCAACGGCACAGCTGATGCATGTTGACATGAGCAACATGAGCTTAGCATGTTCAACAGGTGATGGACATGTTCTTCTCCGCCCCTCCAGATGCTGATGCCCAAGAAGAATCGTATAGCCATCTACGAGCTACTCTTCAAGGAAGGGGTGATGGTGGCCAAAAAGGATGTGCATCTGGCTAAGCACCCGGAGCTGGCCGATAGGAATGTGCCCAACCTTCACGTAATGAAGGCCATGCAGGTTAGATGTACTTTCTTCTGGTGCCTCATATAGTGTTACATGATGGAGAATGAAAATAGAGACTAAGATGGGATAAGCTTTATTGTCCCCAAGGGGAAATTTGTCTTTGACACGCAAtaaactggggcggcaggtagcctagtggttagagcgttgggccagtaactgagctgacaaggtaaaaaatcttgTCATCTCTGCAcctgagcaaggcaattaacccactgttcccctggcaccgaagacgtggatgtcaattaaggcagcccctcgcacctctctgattcagaggggttcgGTTAAATGTGTTAGTCACATTTTAGTTGAAGGTATtgagttgtacaactgactaggtatccccctttcccctagCAGAATATGTCCTCAACTGTTGCCCTTGTCCTCAACTTGACTGTGACCCTCCCTCTGCAGTCTCTGAAGTCAACTGGGTACGTGAAGGAGCAGTTTGCCTGGCGCCACTTCTACTGGTACCTGACCAATGAGGGCATCCAGTACCTGAGGGACTTCCTGCATCTGCCCCCAGAGATTGTTCCCGCCACTCTGCGTCGTCAGATGCGCCCTGAGACCGCCCGGCCCAGGCCTAAAGGTAGTCTGCATATCATGACCATGTCTGTGTCACCTGGGGCCTGTTCTGGAGGGTTCAAAGTTCAGATAGAAATATATATTGTTGAACAGATATGATTGTCATGTAGAATAGAGGATCATGGCCACTCTTCATTCTATTTATTAGATTTTTGTATTGTACTTCCATTAGTAATGCAGGGTTTACTGTTGGTTTACTGTTTCCTGTAGTCAATCAGCAGGTTCCCTTCATGGATGAATAGTGGTGAATGTTGCAGGTGTTATAGTAGTGTGCAGATCAGAGGAGTGGTGTAAAACATATCCTTCTGTTTCAGgtatggagggtgagagaggtgAGCGGCCAGCTAGGTTTAACCGTGAAGGAGGAGACCGAGACAACTACAGACGTTCTGCTGCACCACGTGAGTACTCAAGCCACCTGTTTATTACGTTCAATAATGATGCACCAATATGGAAACACTGAGCCGATGCTAATATTTGCTTTGCCATGGTGGCTGATAGGGCATTGCAGCAAATGGTAAACTTTATGTAAATGACCTGAATCTCTACTACTCTGATGATCATACTTTCTGTCCTTTTAGCTGGTGCAGACAAGAAGGCTGAAGCAGGCGCTGGTGCAGCTACTGAGTTCCAATTCGTAAGTAAAGTATTTAAAATCAATAGTGGGTGCCATGTCTTATTGTAGCCTAATGCCCACTTGTCAATTGAGATCTTCAACGATTGAAAACTTACCAACTGGTATTGTGTGTTGCAGAGAGGCGGATTTGGACGTGGCAGAGGACAGCAACCACCACAGGAGTAAAACACTGACTCTGTTCTTGTATAGTATAATAAAAGGGGATTGCTGTAATCTCAGTGTGTCATGAATTTCTAATTGCATTGGATGGTGATCATAAGATATATACacttcacaggaggttggtggcaccttaattggggaagatgggcttgtggtaatggaatggtatccatgagtttgatgccattccattcgctctgttGCAGCCATTGTTATGAGGCGTCCTCCCCTTAATGGCCTCCTGTGATACATTTGAATTTGTAGGTGGTAATGAGACAACTTTTATTTTTAATCTAGAGGAGTTGACGAACACATTTCTCCAACTGGAGTCAacaagaaaatacaaagaaaccCTAAGAAAAGGGAACACTGGGTGTTTTATTAATTGGCAGAATTGTTTTACAATCTTTagtcttcacattttgttgtgtaatTCCCCATTGAAGAAGAAATCAGTGATATGTGTATTTGAATTGCCCCCGATTGGACCATTGCATGTAATGATTTGGATTTGACAATTCTTCAGTTTACATCAGTCATCTAGAAAGATACATATTTCATCATTGGATTTTCTTTATATGCTGTTAAGACCATTAAACTTACCAGTAAACTGAAGTCATCAAGAACAGGAACATATTACCCAGAACTGCCATCACCTAGTTAGATGACCCATAACCACTAGATGGCGCCATCACAAAATCT from Oncorhynchus keta strain PuntledgeMale-10-30-2019 chromosome 27, Oket_V2, whole genome shotgun sequence carries:
- the LOC118359835 gene encoding 40S ribosomal protein S10, giving the protein MLMPKKNRIAIYELLFKEGVMVAKKDVHLAKHPELADRNVPNLHVMKAMQSLKSTGYVKEQFAWRHFYWYLTNEGIQYLRDFLHLPPEIVPATLRRQMRPETARPRPKGMEGERGERPARFNREGGDRDNYRRSAAPPGADKKAEAGAGAATEFQFRGGFGRGRGQQPPQE